In Ovis canadensis isolate MfBH-ARS-UI-01 breed Bighorn chromosome 15, ARS-UI_OviCan_v2, whole genome shotgun sequence, the genomic stretch aacgcCCTGCCAACCATAgaactaagagaaatgaaaacagttgttctgagcttccctggtggcttaactggtaaagaatctgcctgcaatacaggagacttggatttgatctctgggtcaggatgatcccttggagaagggaatggcaacccactgcagtattctcgcctggagaatcccatggacagaggagcctggtgggatacagtccttgcggtcacaaagagttggacacatctgaacaatgaacactttcacttttcactactactttaagccactaagtttctTGGGAGTTTATCACAAAACAGTAGATAACTGATTGTATAACAATCATATTGTATAATCTCTTTAATTAAATCTATGTACTGAAAAGAAGCTTCATCTTCTCAATGGCTCTCCTGAAAGCATTACTAACCTCTTTATTCCTTAGACTATAGACGAGAGGGTTCAACATGGGGATGATTATTGTATAGAACACAGATGCCATCTGGTTGGTGTCCATAGAATGACTAGAACTTGGCTGTAAGTACATGAAGATCACAGTTCCATAGAAGATGGTGACAGCAGTGAGGTGAGAAGAACAGGTGGAAAAGGCTTTTTTCCGCCCCTCTGCTGAGTGCATTCTCAGGatggcaaagaatataaacagatAGGAGCTCACAATTACCATCAGGGCAAAAAAGACATTGAAAGCTACTAGAATAAAGAGCACCATCTCATTTACGTAGATATCAGAGCAGGAAGGAGCCAGGATTGGAGGAATATCACAGAAGAAGTGATGGACCACATTGGAATGGCAGAAGGAGAGGCAGAAAGTGAGTCCAGTGTGGATGGCAGACTCAGCAAATCCCCAGACATAGCAGGCCACGAccatctgagcacacacactgggGGTCACAGTGCTGGCGTGATGTAGAGGCTTACGCACGGCGGCATGCCAATCACAGGCCACGGCAGCTAGCAGTAAGCAGTGTGCACTGGCAAAGGCCACAAAGAAGAACACCTGAGCCACACATCCCCCATAGGAGATGACCTTATCTCCTGTGAGAAGCCCGGCCATCACCTTGGGAGTCACAGCTGAAGAGTAAACACAATCCACCAGAGAGAGGTTACTGAGGAGAAaatacatgggggtgtggagacGAGAGTCCAGCAGAATCAACGTAGTCATCTCAAGATTTCCAGTGAGAGTGATGAGATATATGAGCGTGAATATTATAAACAGCGGGACTTGCAACTCTGGGGCATCCATCAGTCCCAAGAGTCTAAACTCATTCACCTCAGTGCTGTTCTCCAGGAAGGACATTTTGGAACGATGTTTCACCTGTCAGAACAAGGGAAGCAAAATGGATGAATTATTGACGCGTGGAGGATGACTCACTGCCCATCCTGTCACCTGAATGACAGGAGCACGCCTTCATACCactctcagctcagctcagctcagctcagtcatgccctactctttgtgaccccacggacctcagcacacaaggcctccccgtccatcaccaactcccggagtttactcaaactcacatgcattgacttggtgatgccatccacccatctcatcctctgtcgtccccttctcctcctgccttcaatctttcccagcatcagggtctttctcaatgagtcagctcttcgcatcaggtggccaaagtattggagtttcagcttcagcatcagtccttccaatgaatattcaggactgatttcctttaggatggactggttatatctccttgcagaccaagggactctcaagtgtcttctccaacaccacagttcaaaatcatcaattctttggcactcaactttctttattgtGCAACTCTAActtccatacgtgactactggaaaaaccatagctttgaatagatggacctttgttggcaaagtaatgtctctgctttttaatatgctctctaagttggtcatagcttttcttccaaggagcaagcatcttctaatttcatggctgcagtcaccatctgcagtgattttggagcctccaaaataaagtctgtaactatTCCTGttacttctccatctatttgtcatgaagtgatgggaccaggtgccatgatcttaggtttcactctcctctttctctttcatcaagaggctctttggttctttgcttttggccataagggtggcatcatatggatatc encodes the following:
- the LOC138420473 gene encoding olfactory receptor 5B2-like, whose translation is MSFLENSTEVNEFRLLGLMDAPELQVPLFIIFTLIYLITLTGNLEMTTLILLDSRLHTPMYFLLSNLSLVDCVYSSAVTPKVMAGLLTGDKVISYGGCVAQVFFFVAFASAHCLLLAAVACDWHAAVRKPLHHASTVTPSVCAQMVVACYVWGFAESAIHTGLTFCLSFCHSNVVHHFFCDIPPILAPSCSDIYVNEMVLFILVAFNVFFALMVIVSSYLFIFFAILRMHSAEGRKKAFSTCSSHLTAVTIFYGTVIFMYLQPSSSHSMDTNQMASVFYTIIIPMLNPLVYSLRNKEVSNAFRRAIEKMKLLFST